A genome region from Armatimonadota bacterium includes the following:
- a CDS encoding nicotinate phosphoribosyltransferase, whose protein sequence is MARPYPTFGFVTPDTVGLLTDLYELTMADSYFRQGMNEPATFAVFVRELPPDRSFLVSAGLETVLAYLEQVRFPPEAIAYLRSLGRFSDGFLDYLRDFRFGGDVRAIPEGEVFFPLEPLVEVTAPRIETQLIETMLLNTLNFQVMIATKAARVVLAAQGRPVIDFSPRRDHGADAAVKVARASYIGGCAGSSCVLAGHLFGLPVFGTMAHSYVMSFEDELTAFRAFALDYPDNSVLLIDTYDTVRGAEHAITVAREMAARGQRLRGVRIDSGDLVAASRKVRALLQQAGFGDVQIVLSGGLNEFKIADLLREGAEVDAFGVGTELGTSADAPFVEGVYKLVEDVHGYRIKLSAGKATLPGRKQVWRTVDAEGVLVRDVIALADEPGPPGARPLLEEVMRGGRALRPEPLDAMRRRCQEAVAHLPPALRALRDSSPPPVGLSPALEALRDRMYREGEA, encoded by the coding sequence GTGGCGCGGCCGTATCCCACCTTCGGGTTCGTCACCCCGGACACCGTGGGGCTCCTCACCGACCTCTACGAGCTCACCATGGCGGACAGCTACTTCCGTCAGGGGATGAACGAGCCCGCCACCTTCGCCGTCTTCGTGCGCGAGCTGCCGCCCGACCGCTCCTTCCTCGTCAGCGCGGGGCTGGAGACCGTCCTGGCCTACCTGGAGCAGGTGCGCTTCCCGCCCGAGGCCATTGCCTACCTGCGCTCGCTGGGCCGCTTCAGCGACGGGTTCCTCGACTACCTGCGCGACTTCCGCTTCGGCGGCGACGTGCGGGCCATCCCCGAGGGGGAGGTCTTCTTCCCGCTGGAGCCGCTCGTCGAGGTGACCGCGCCGCGCATCGAGACGCAGCTCATCGAGACGATGCTCCTCAACACCCTGAACTTCCAGGTGATGATCGCCACCAAGGCGGCGCGGGTCGTCCTGGCCGCCCAGGGCCGCCCGGTCATCGACTTCTCGCCGCGGCGCGACCACGGGGCGGACGCGGCGGTGAAGGTGGCCCGGGCGTCCTACATCGGGGGGTGTGCGGGCAGCTCCTGCGTCCTGGCCGGCCACCTCTTCGGGCTCCCGGTCTTCGGCACCATGGCGCACTCCTACGTCATGTCCTTCGAGGACGAGCTGACGGCCTTCCGCGCCTTCGCGCTGGACTACCCCGACAACTCGGTGCTGCTCATCGACACCTACGACACCGTGCGCGGGGCGGAGCACGCCATCACCGTGGCCCGGGAAATGGCCGCGCGCGGGCAGCGCCTGCGGGGCGTGCGCATCGACAGCGGGGACCTGGTGGCGGCCAGCCGCAAGGTGCGGGCGCTGCTGCAGCAGGCCGGCTTCGGCGACGTGCAGATCGTGCTGAGCGGCGGGCTCAACGAGTTCAAGATCGCCGACCTGCTGCGCGAGGGCGCCGAGGTGGACGCCTTCGGGGTGGGTACGGAGCTCGGCACCTCCGCCGACGCCCCCTTCGTGGAAGGGGTCTACAAGCTCGTCGAGGACGTGCACGGTTACCGCATCAAGCTCAGCGCCGGCAAGGCCACGCTGCCCGGCCGCAAGCAGGTGTGGCGCACGGTCGACGCCGAGGGGGTGCTGGTGCGGGACGTCATCGCCCTGGCCGACGAGCCGGGCCCGCCCGGGGCCCGGCCCTTGCTGGAGGAGGTCATGCGCGGCGGGCGGGCGCTCCGGCCCGAGCCGCTCGACGCCATGCGCCGGCGCTGCCAGGAGGCGGTCGCCCACCTCCCCCCGGCCCTGCGCGCGCTGCGGGACAGCTCGCCGCCGCCGGTGGGCCTCAGCCCGGCGCTGGAGGCGCTGCGTGACCGCATGTACCGGGAGGGCGAGGCGTGA
- a CDS encoding copper amine oxidase N-terminal domain-containing protein translates to MACIPAVLLVAVLAPAGSRPPAARRAAAQPPITVVLDGEPLTLDVPPIQVAGRVLVPLRGIFERLGASVSFDPLAQTVTARRGAVVIVLRLGSREARVGDRIVTLDVPAFALQGRTMVPLRFLSEALGARVDWEEGTRTVRIYTIPLPPSPGASPRPGPGTARTVQGTLLRVELSQNRLQVLEGTVVHLVVVTAETAIFRRETTSGVGGSANLRELRPGDQIVAEVRGSGEAVTVRAFYRQVRGVVETIALRTITLQGLGAFTLHLEVAVSGRARSRDEVRPGMTVVLRLNPQTHIVWEITVE, encoded by the coding sequence GTGGCCTGCATCCCGGCCGTCCTGCTGGTGGCGGTCCTCGCCCCGGCCGGCTCCCGTCCGCCCGCCGCGCGGCGCGCCGCCGCCCAGCCCCCCATCACGGTGGTTCTCGACGGGGAGCCGCTCACCCTGGACGTCCCGCCCATCCAGGTGGCGGGACGCGTGCTCGTCCCGCTGCGGGGGATCTTCGAGCGGCTCGGGGCGTCGGTCAGCTTCGACCCGCTCGCCCAGACCGTCACGGCCCGGCGGGGGGCGGTCGTCATCGTGCTGAGGCTGGGGAGCCGGGAGGCCCGGGTGGGGGACCGCATCGTCACGCTCGACGTGCCGGCGTTCGCCCTCCAGGGCCGGACCATGGTGCCGCTGCGCTTCCTCAGCGAGGCGCTGGGCGCGCGGGTGGACTGGGAGGAAGGCACCCGCACGGTGCGCATCTACACCATCCCCCTCCCGCCCTCGCCCGGCGCATCCCCGCGGCCCGGGCCGGGGACGGCGCGGACGGTCCAGGGGACGCTCCTGCGGGTCGAGCTCTCCCAGAACCGCCTCCAGGTGCTGGAGGGCACGGTGGTCCACCTCGTGGTGGTCACCGCCGAGACGGCCATCTTCCGGCGGGAGACGACGAGCGGGGTGGGCGGGTCGGCCAACCTGCGCGAGCTGCGCCCGGGAGACCAGATCGTGGCGGAGGTGCGGGGCAGCGGCGAGGCGGTGACGGTGCGGGCCTTCTACCGCCAGGTGCGCGGGGTGGTGGAGACCATCGCCCTGCGCACCATCACCCTGCAGGGGCTGGGGGCCTTCACCCTGCACCTGGAGGTGGCCGTCTCCGGGCGGGCGCGCTCGCGGGACGAGGTGCGGCCGGGGATGACGGTGGTGCTGCGCCTCAACCCCCAGACCCATATCGTCTGGGAGATCACGGTGGAGTAG
- a CDS encoding sugar phosphate isomerase/epimerase family protein — MRPVLSTTSLRTHPIRDALEAAHRWEYAGVELWAEHLWAQEADPVALGQEAARRGLVVTVHGPSRDLNVTSQNPGIREESRRQYARALEDAARLGAVVVTLHPGSLSSSRDAPEAYWPALVEGFAALGAAAARLGLRVGVENMEARPGEFVTSPRQVARLVAEAASPALGLTLDIAHLLSNRQPLDLDGLEPLVVHVHLSGSTERLVHVPLDEGIYPLAPPLARLAAFYRGLVAIEGYAAGRELETVAANRRAFDRLLGAARATPP, encoded by the coding sequence ATGAGGCCGGTCCTCTCCACCACCTCGCTGCGCACCCATCCGATCCGGGACGCGCTCGAGGCCGCCCACCGGTGGGAGTACGCCGGGGTGGAGCTCTGGGCGGAGCACCTCTGGGCGCAGGAGGCCGATCCGGTCGCGCTCGGGCAAGAGGCCGCCCGCCGGGGGCTGGTCGTGACCGTGCACGGCCCCAGCCGCGACCTGAACGTCACCTCGCAGAACCCGGGCATCCGGGAGGAGTCGCGGCGGCAGTACGCCCGTGCCCTTGAGGACGCGGCGCGGCTCGGGGCGGTGGTGGTGACCCTCCACCCCGGCAGCCTCTCCTCGTCGCGCGACGCGCCCGAGGCCTACTGGCCCGCGCTCGTCGAGGGCTTCGCCGCGCTGGGGGCGGCGGCGGCGCGGCTCGGCCTGCGCGTGGGCGTGGAGAACATGGAGGCGCGCCCGGGGGAGTTCGTCACCAGCCCGCGCCAGGTGGCGCGCCTGGTGGCCGAGGCCGCCTCCCCCGCCCTGGGGCTGACGCTCGACATCGCCCACCTGCTCTCCAACAGGCAGCCGCTCGACCTGGACGGGTTGGAACCGCTGGTCGTGCACGTGCACCTGAGCGGTTCCACGGAGCGCCTGGTGCACGTGCCGCTGGACGAGGGGATCTACCCTCTGGCGCCGCCGCTGGCGCGCCTGGCCGCCTTCTACCGGGGACTCGTGGCCATCGAGGGGTACGCCGCCGGCCGCGAGCTGGAGACGGTGGCCGCCAACCGCCGCGCCTTCGACCGGCTGCTGGGGGCCGCGCGCGCTACTCCACCGTGA
- a CDS encoding ABC transporter ATP-binding protein — MTAVEDRLEVRGLWKTFDGVVAVQDVTFRVGSQEFFTLLGPSGCGKTTTLRCVAGLEVPTRGEIRLGGRVVSAPASGLFVPPERRAIGMVFQNYAVWPHMTVFDNVAYPLRLQRLDRREVARRVGAVLEVVALSGLERRYPAQLSGGQQQRVALARALVRQPELLLLDEPLSNLDAKLREQMRFELKELQRRLRVPILYVTHDQAEAMALSDRVAVMREGRIVQVGPPLEIYRRPADRFVADFIGLMNFLPGRLLGRDAAGVAVEVLGRRLRLPAEGPAAPAGSAGGPPAGDPVLVAVRPEDVALGPDGEIPCTVEVRNFMGNVVDYKVRADGHVLRVQTPPGVTVEEGTHLRLRLTRVLLFPATEDDPDHRPDPRVARPGTP; from the coding sequence GTGACCGCCGTCGAGGACCGCCTGGAGGTGCGGGGGCTGTGGAAGACCTTCGACGGCGTAGTGGCCGTCCAGGACGTCACCTTCCGCGTGGGGTCGCAGGAGTTCTTCACCCTGCTGGGGCCGAGCGGGTGCGGCAAGACGACCACGCTGCGCTGCGTGGCCGGCCTGGAGGTGCCGACGCGCGGCGAGATCCGGCTGGGCGGGCGGGTGGTCTCCGCCCCCGCCTCGGGCCTCTTCGTCCCGCCGGAGCGGCGGGCCATCGGCATGGTCTTCCAGAACTACGCGGTCTGGCCGCACATGACCGTCTTCGACAACGTCGCCTACCCGCTGCGCCTGCAGCGGCTCGACCGGCGCGAGGTGGCGCGCCGGGTGGGGGCGGTGCTGGAGGTGGTGGCGCTGAGCGGCCTGGAGCGCCGCTACCCGGCCCAGCTCTCCGGCGGCCAGCAGCAGCGGGTGGCCCTGGCCCGGGCGCTGGTGCGCCAGCCGGAGCTGCTGCTCCTGGACGAACCGCTCAGCAACCTCGACGCCAAGCTGCGCGAGCAGATGCGCTTCGAGCTGAAGGAGCTGCAGCGCCGCCTGCGCGTCCCCATCCTGTACGTCACCCACGACCAGGCCGAGGCGATGGCCCTCTCCGACCGGGTGGCGGTGATGCGGGAGGGGCGCATCGTGCAGGTGGGCCCGCCGCTGGAGATCTACCGGCGGCCGGCGGACCGCTTCGTGGCGGACTTCATCGGGCTGATGAACTTCCTGCCGGGGCGGCTGCTGGGCCGCGACGCCGCCGGGGTGGCGGTCGAGGTCCTGGGGCGGCGGCTGCGCCTCCCCGCCGAGGGCCCCGCGGCGCCGGCCGGCAGCGCAGGCGGGCCGCCTGCCGGCGATCCCGTCCTGGTGGCGGTGCGGCCCGAGGACGTGGCCCTGGGCCCCGACGGCGAGATCCCCTGCACGGTGGAGGTGCGCAACTTCATGGGCAACGTCGTGGACTACAAGGTCCGCGCAGACGGGCACGTGCTGCGTGTCCAGACCCCGCCGGGGGTGACCGTCGAGGAGGGGACCCACCTCCGGCTCCGCCTGACCCGGGTTCTCCTCTTCCCCGCCACGGAGGACGACCCCGACCATCGTCCCGACCCGCGCGTCGCTCGGCCGGGCACCCCATGA
- a CDS encoding iron ABC transporter permease → MATGSGALRVPLPRARPADPRLLLVGLAALALAGLVVYPLAQVLVRSLRAEGAWTLAAYGRAVAPANVRALWNTVWVSAAASALAMAAGTVLAFLLVRTDLPGRRWLRPLVVLPYAIPPFFGAIAWTQLLGPQGYLMRPLLDLLGLERAPWTVYSPGGIVAVLAIHFFPYVFLTVAGALERMDVSLEEAARTSGAGTLQVMRHVTVPLVWPAILAGGVLVFMGSVANFGIPALLGLRARFFVLTTSIYSALTLPDFGLATAMSMLLVAVSLAALLAQRWVQRGEGRFAVIAGKAIHPQSLRLGPLRWPAFALAAAFAVTIAVLPIAALVLTSFLRYFGAPLAAASLTTRHYAYVLGLEQARRALANSLVLAVAAATVAMALGTVIAYVHVKARLRGSGWLDAVGTLPSAIPHTVIAIAVLLAWGRWLYGTLAIILLAYVLAYLPFTIRTTAATLQQIHASLEEAGRVAGAGPLRTFRDIVLPLVRPGMAAGWILVAMPASRELTMSILLFSLRTETIGVTIFNMQDSGYTQIAAALSVVVLAFILTGNLLLRWATRGRLGF, encoded by the coding sequence GTGGCCACCGGCAGCGGGGCGCTCCGCGTCCCTCTCCCCCGCGCCCGCCCGGCCGACCCGCGCCTCTTACTGGTGGGGCTGGCGGCGCTGGCGCTGGCCGGGCTGGTGGTCTACCCGCTGGCCCAGGTGCTGGTGCGCAGCCTGCGCGCCGAGGGCGCCTGGACGCTGGCGGCCTACGGCCGGGCGGTGGCCCCCGCCAACGTGCGCGCGCTGTGGAACACCGTCTGGGTGAGCGCGGCCGCGAGCGCACTGGCCATGGCCGCCGGCACCGTGCTGGCCTTCCTGCTGGTGCGCACCGACCTGCCCGGCCGCCGCTGGCTGCGGCCGCTCGTCGTCCTGCCCTACGCCATCCCGCCCTTCTTCGGCGCCATCGCCTGGACGCAGCTGCTGGGCCCGCAAGGGTACCTCATGCGCCCGCTCCTCGACCTGCTGGGCCTGGAGCGGGCGCCGTGGACCGTCTACTCCCCCGGGGGCATCGTCGCCGTCCTGGCCATCCACTTCTTCCCCTACGTCTTCCTCACCGTGGCCGGGGCGCTGGAGCGGATGGACGTGAGCCTGGAGGAGGCGGCGCGCACCTCCGGGGCCGGCACGCTCCAGGTCATGCGCCACGTCACCGTGCCGCTGGTGTGGCCGGCCATCCTGGCCGGCGGGGTGCTGGTCTTCATGGGCAGCGTGGCCAACTTCGGCATCCCGGCGCTGCTGGGGCTGCGAGCGCGCTTCTTCGTGCTGACCACGAGCATCTACAGCGCCCTCACCCTGCCGGACTTCGGCCTGGCCACGGCGATGTCCATGCTGCTGGTGGCCGTCTCGCTGGCCGCGCTGCTGGCCCAGCGGTGGGTGCAGCGCGGGGAGGGGCGCTTCGCCGTCATCGCCGGCAAGGCCATCCACCCCCAGTCCCTGCGCCTGGGCCCGCTGCGCTGGCCGGCGTTCGCCCTGGCCGCGGCCTTCGCCGTGACCATCGCCGTCCTGCCCATCGCCGCGCTCGTGCTCACCTCCTTCCTGCGCTACTTCGGCGCGCCGCTGGCGGCCGCCAGCCTGACCACCCGCCACTACGCCTACGTCCTGGGCCTGGAGCAGGCCCGCCGCGCGCTGGCCAACAGCCTCGTCCTGGCCGTTGCCGCCGCCACCGTGGCCATGGCGCTCGGCACGGTCATCGCCTACGTCCACGTGAAGGCCCGCCTGCGCGGCAGCGGCTGGCTCGACGCCGTCGGCACGCTCCCCTCCGCCATCCCCCACACCGTCATCGCCATCGCCGTCCTGCTGGCGTGGGGGCGCTGGCTCTACGGCACGCTGGCCATCATCCTCCTGGCCTACGTCCTCGCCTACCTCCCCTTCACCATCCGCACCACCGCCGCCACGCTGCAGCAGATCCACGCCTCGCTGGAGGAAGCCGGGCGCGTCGCCGGGGCGGGGCCGCTGCGCACCTTCCGGGACATCGTGCTGCCGCTCGTCCGCCCCGGGATGGCGGCGGGGTGGATCCTGGTGGCGATGCCGGCCAGCCGGGAGCTGACGATGTCCATCCTGCTCTTCAGCCTGCGCACCGAGACCATCGGGGTGACGATCTTCAACATGCAGGACTCCGGCTACACGCAGATCGCCGCCGCGCTCTCGGTGGTGGTGCTGGCGTTCATCCTGACGGGCAACCTCCTGCTACGCTGGGCCACGCGCGGCCGGCTGGGCTTCTGA
- a CDS encoding ABC transporter substrate-binding protein — MTIRHLVGLVLVAALAGAAVWPAGGAQAAPAPGGTVVLYTSLPQEIATSFARAFMARYPQLRLEVLRSGSTELERRIFAELETGGIRADLLWLADAPVFLTLRDRGALQAYRSPEARQIPAAWRDPGGFFTAGRLINMIIAVNTTLIPERVAPRRWADFPRFGRTAAMPNPFFSGSVFVVVATFVREYGWAWFERARREGIQVLRGNSEVAAALAAREFGVGMTLDFIAYGMIRDGAPLAIIWPEEGAVSIPSPVAITRSARNVEGARLFVDYVLSREGQQALAERGIIPVRPDVAPPRGLPRPSEIRTLPVPFEWAAQNAAEIRQRFEEIMLK; from the coding sequence ATGACGATCCGGCACCTGGTGGGGCTGGTCCTGGTGGCGGCGCTGGCTGGCGCCGCCGTGTGGCCGGCCGGCGGGGCGCAGGCCGCGCCCGCGCCGGGCGGGACGGTGGTCCTCTACACCTCCCTGCCGCAGGAGATCGCCACGAGCTTCGCCCGGGCCTTCATGGCCCGCTACCCGCAGCTGCGGCTGGAGGTGCTGCGCTCGGGGAGCACGGAGCTGGAGCGGCGCATCTTCGCCGAGCTGGAGACCGGCGGCATCCGCGCCGACCTCCTCTGGCTGGCCGACGCGCCGGTCTTCCTCACGTTGCGCGACCGGGGCGCGCTGCAGGCCTACCGCTCCCCGGAGGCGCGCCAGATCCCCGCCGCCTGGAGGGACCCCGGCGGCTTCTTCACCGCGGGACGGCTGATCAACATGATCATCGCCGTGAACACCACGCTGATCCCCGAGCGGGTCGCGCCGCGGCGCTGGGCCGACTTCCCGCGCTTCGGCCGCACCGCGGCCATGCCCAACCCCTTCTTCTCCGGCTCGGTCTTCGTCGTGGTAGCCACCTTCGTGCGGGAGTACGGGTGGGCCTGGTTCGAGCGGGCACGCCGCGAGGGCATCCAGGTGCTGCGCGGCAACTCCGAGGTGGCGGCGGCGCTGGCGGCGCGGGAGTTCGGCGTGGGGATGACGCTGGACTTCATCGCCTACGGGATGATCCGCGACGGGGCGCCGCTGGCCATCATCTGGCCGGAGGAGGGGGCGGTGAGCATCCCGAGCCCCGTGGCCATCACGCGCAGCGCCCGCAACGTCGAGGGAGCGCGGCTGTTCGTCGACTACGTCCTCTCCCGGGAGGGGCAGCAGGCCCTGGCGGAGCGCGGCATCATCCCGGTGCGGCCCGACGTGGCCCCGCCGCGCGGCCTGCCGCGGCCCTCGGAGATCCGGACGCTGCCGGTGCCCTTCGAGTGGGCGGCCCAGAACGCCGCCGAGATCCGCCAGCGCTTCGAGGAGATCATGCTGAAGTAG
- a CDS encoding M20/M25/M40 family metallo-hydrolase has product MDPLQAHIRQHLETYLEDLKRLLRQPSVAATGEGVEACAALVAELFEGAGAQVEVLRAADAAPLVVADFPGPGRTLLFYDHYDVQPPDPLEEWVTPPFEPTVRDGKLYARGAADNKGDLVSRLAAVRALQAVRGDLPCRVRFLVEGEEEIGSVHFERYVREHRDRLAADACIWEFGARDMKERLHLSAGVKGICYLDLAIEATSRDLHSSLGAIVEGAAMKMVWALASLKDPQTGRVRVPGFYDRVRPPSPQELEAVRRLPFEEEDLKRLYGVERFIAGKTGADAQYDLYFMPTCTVCGLESGYRGPGSKTVLPRRACAKVDFRMVPDQDPEEIARLVQEHFAAQGFSEMQVQLLGGERAYRSPIDHPFIQMAARVAGEATGRQVLLQPTSAGTGPMYPLGTTLGIPIVSLGTSYWDARGHSPNENIRLSDWAETIGLVARLLERFGEEAW; this is encoded by the coding sequence GTGGACCCCCTGCAGGCCCACATCCGGCAGCACCTGGAGACCTACCTGGAGGACCTGAAGCGCCTCCTGCGCCAGCCCAGCGTGGCCGCGACCGGGGAGGGCGTGGAGGCCTGCGCCGCGCTGGTGGCCGAGCTCTTCGAGGGGGCGGGGGCGCAGGTGGAGGTGCTGCGGGCAGCGGATGCGGCTCCGCTGGTCGTGGCCGACTTCCCCGGGCCCGGGCGGACGCTGCTCTTCTACGACCACTACGACGTCCAGCCGCCCGACCCGCTGGAGGAGTGGGTCACCCCGCCCTTCGAGCCGACGGTGCGCGACGGGAAGCTCTACGCCCGCGGCGCCGCCGACAACAAGGGCGACCTGGTGTCCCGGCTGGCCGCGGTGCGGGCGCTGCAGGCGGTGCGCGGCGACCTCCCCTGCCGGGTGCGCTTCCTGGTCGAGGGGGAGGAGGAGATCGGCAGCGTCCACTTCGAGCGCTACGTCCGCGAGCACCGTGACCGCCTGGCCGCCGACGCGTGCATCTGGGAGTTCGGCGCCCGCGACATGAAGGAGCGGCTCCACCTCTCGGCCGGGGTCAAGGGCATCTGCTACCTGGACCTGGCCATCGAGGCCACCTCCCGCGACCTCCACTCCTCGCTGGGGGCCATCGTCGAGGGGGCGGCCATGAAGATGGTCTGGGCCCTGGCCTCCCTGAAGGACCCGCAGACGGGGCGCGTCCGCGTGCCGGGCTTCTACGACCGCGTGCGGCCGCCCTCACCGCAGGAGCTGGAGGCGGTGCGCCGCCTGCCCTTCGAGGAGGAGGACCTGAAGCGGCTCTACGGGGTGGAGCGGTTCATCGCCGGCAAGACCGGGGCGGACGCCCAGTACGACCTCTACTTCATGCCCACCTGCACCGTCTGCGGGCTGGAGAGCGGCTACCGGGGCCCCGGCAGCAAGACCGTCCTGCCGCGGCGCGCCTGCGCCAAGGTGGACTTCCGCATGGTCCCCGACCAGGACCCCGAGGAGATCGCCCGCCTGGTGCAGGAGCACTTCGCCGCCCAGGGGTTCTCCGAGATGCAGGTGCAGCTGCTCGGGGGGGAGCGCGCCTACCGCTCCCCCATCGACCACCCCTTCATCCAGATGGCGGCGCGGGTGGCCGGGGAGGCCACCGGGCGGCAGGTCCTGCTGCAGCCCACCTCGGCCGGCACCGGGCCGATGTACCCGCTCGGGACGACGCTGGGGATCCCCATCGTCAGCCTGGGCACGTCGTATTGGGACGCGCGCGGCCACTCCCCCAACGAGAACATCCGGTTGAGCGACTGGGCGGAGACCATCGGGCTCGTGGCGCGCCTGCTGGAGCGCTTCGGAGAGGAGGCGTGGTGA
- a CDS encoding GNAT family N-acetyltransferase: MAVRPITDLATLRQVEALQQAVWGMAPLDVVPAHQLLAATAAGGVVLGAFAPDGTLVGFCYGFVGMRDGHPFFYSHMAGVVDAYRGHAVGLALKRAQREAALACGLDRMVWTFDPLQSANAHFNFRKLGVTARRYYVDYYGEMSDALNRGLPSDRLEVDWELRSPEVVARLEGEGEQADARRAEGRWDAAAQEAPAALEATAGGPGPRPGDPFTDLDAPAVRLAIPADLGRLRREDPGLALAWREATRTAFLAYFARGYAAVDFLRGPTVGHYLLRTVR, translated from the coding sequence GTGGCGGTACGCCCCATCACCGACCTGGCCACCCTCCGCCAGGTGGAGGCGCTGCAGCAGGCGGTCTGGGGGATGGCGCCGCTCGACGTCGTTCCCGCCCACCAGCTCCTGGCGGCGACGGCCGCCGGCGGCGTCGTGCTGGGCGCCTTCGCCCCCGACGGGACGCTCGTGGGGTTCTGCTACGGGTTCGTGGGGATGCGGGATGGCCACCCCTTCTTCTACTCGCACATGGCCGGGGTGGTGGACGCGTACCGCGGGCACGCGGTGGGGCTGGCGCTGAAGCGGGCGCAGCGCGAGGCCGCGCTGGCCTGCGGGCTGGACCGCATGGTCTGGACCTTCGACCCGCTGCAGAGCGCCAACGCCCACTTCAACTTCCGCAAGCTCGGCGTCACCGCGCGGCGCTACTACGTGGACTACTACGGTGAGATGTCGGACGCCCTCAACCGCGGGCTCCCCAGCGACCGGCTCGAGGTGGACTGGGAGCTGCGTTCCCCGGAGGTGGTGGCCCGCCTGGAGGGCGAGGGCGAGCAGGCGGACGCCCGCCGCGCCGAAGGACGCTGGGATGCCGCCGCGCAGGAGGCGCCGGCCGCCCTGGAAGCCACCGCGGGCGGACCGGGGCCGCGGCCGGGCGATCCGTTCACCGACCTGGACGCCCCGGCGGTGCGCCTGGCCATCCCCGCCGACCTGGGCCGCCTGCGCCGGGAGGACCCCGGCCTCGCCCTGGCCTGGCGCGAGGCCACCCGCACCGCCTTCCTCGCCTACTTCGCCCGGGGGTACGCCGCCGTGGACTTCCTGCGCGGACCGACCGTCGGCCACTACCTCCTGCGGACGGTCCGGTAG
- the menC gene encoding o-succinylbenzoate synthase: MRVEAVELREVRLPLRLPFETSFGRSETKVCVLVRVWADGAEGWGEAPVDAAPLYNEETVATAWHVLEAFIIPEVLGRPLEHPRDFPPRVARLRRHHMAKAGLEAALWDAYGRLGGRSLRALLGGVRQQVDVGVSLGIEPDVEVLLDRIGHFLDQGYQRIKVKIKPGWDVAVVQRIREVYGDVTLQVDANAAYTLDDAAVFRTLDRFNLLLIEQPLEEDDLVDHAALQREVRTPICLDESITSPSVARKALQIGACRIVNIKQARVGGLGAATAIHDLCRAQGVPVWCGGLLETGVGRAANLALASLPGFTLPADLSASDRYFDEDIIDPPVRLGPGGTIAVPDGPGLGVTVRMDRVEAVTTRQAVYR, translated from the coding sequence ATGCGTGTCGAGGCGGTGGAGCTGCGGGAGGTCCGCCTGCCGCTGCGCCTCCCCTTCGAGACCTCCTTCGGCCGCTCCGAGACCAAGGTCTGCGTGCTCGTGCGCGTGTGGGCGGACGGCGCCGAGGGGTGGGGAGAGGCGCCGGTGGACGCCGCCCCGCTCTACAACGAGGAGACGGTGGCCACCGCCTGGCACGTGCTGGAGGCCTTCATCATCCCGGAGGTCCTCGGGCGCCCGCTGGAGCACCCGCGGGACTTCCCGCCGCGCGTGGCCCGGCTGCGCCGGCACCACATGGCCAAGGCCGGGCTGGAGGCGGCGCTGTGGGACGCCTACGGACGCCTCGGCGGGCGGTCGCTGCGCGCGCTGCTCGGCGGCGTCCGCCAGCAGGTCGACGTGGGGGTGAGTCTCGGCATCGAGCCCGACGTGGAGGTGCTGCTCGACCGCATCGGCCACTTCCTCGACCAGGGCTACCAGCGCATCAAGGTGAAGATCAAGCCCGGGTGGGACGTGGCGGTGGTGCAGCGCATCCGCGAGGTCTACGGCGACGTCACCCTCCAGGTGGACGCCAACGCCGCCTACACGCTCGACGACGCGGCGGTCTTCCGCACCCTCGACCGCTTCAACCTCCTCCTGATCGAGCAGCCCCTGGAGGAGGACGACCTGGTGGACCACGCCGCCCTGCAGCGGGAGGTGCGCACGCCGATCTGCCTGGACGAGTCGATCACCTCGCCGTCCGTGGCGCGCAAGGCGCTGCAGATCGGCGCCTGCCGCATCGTGAACATCAAGCAGGCCCGGGTCGGGGGGCTCGGGGCGGCCACCGCCATCCACGACCTCTGCCGCGCTCAGGGCGTGCCGGTGTGGTGCGGGGGCCTGCTGGAGACCGGCGTGGGCCGGGCAGCCAACCTGGCGCTGGCCAGCCTGCCGGGCTTCACGCTGCCGGCCGACCTCTCCGCCAGCGACCGGTACTTCGACGAGGACATCATCGACCCGCCGGTGCGCCTGGGCCCGGGCGGCACCATCGCCGTGCCCGACGGGCCCGGGCTGGGCGTGACGGTGCGCATGGACCGCGTGGAGGCGGTGACGACGCGCCAGGCGGTGTACCGGTGA